A region from the Terriglobia bacterium genome encodes:
- a CDS encoding NAD(P)H-dependent oxidoreductase subunit E, which yields MTTETIPGVIGISVSGIIEKHAGDRGGLISILQEIQSRYGYLPAEALKTVAVQTGRSLVDIYGVATFFRSFSLKPRGKHVTSVCLGTACHVRGGAAVGDKFKKELGIAVGETTADREFTLETVNCLGACALGPIVVVDGHYFSNVSPVKVKEIVEKAKAGLDNVEIFRDQRIFAVEVSCPRCNHSLMDSDHPVDGYSSIRVTVSFGNEHGWLRLSCLYGSYTVESEFKIPPDIVVNFFCPHCHTELIGASSCPECEAPMVPMIVRGGGVVQICSRRGCKGHILDMGGSLPF from the coding sequence ATGACCACGGAAACCATCCCAGGTGTCATTGGAATAAGCGTCTCGGGCATCATCGAGAAACATGCAGGCGACCGGGGCGGACTGATCTCCATTCTCCAGGAGATCCAATCCCGGTACGGCTATCTTCCCGCCGAAGCGTTGAAGACCGTCGCGGTACAGACCGGCCGCTCTCTCGTGGATATTTACGGCGTCGCCACCTTCTTCCGTTCCTTCAGCCTGAAGCCGCGCGGGAAACACGTGACGTCGGTCTGCCTCGGGACAGCGTGTCACGTTCGAGGGGGCGCCGCGGTTGGAGACAAGTTCAAAAAGGAACTCGGGATCGCGGTGGGGGAAACCACAGCGGATCGCGAGTTCACGCTGGAAACGGTCAACTGCCTGGGGGCCTGTGCCCTGGGGCCTATTGTTGTGGTGGACGGGCACTATTTTTCTAATGTGAGCCCGGTCAAGGTCAAAGAGATTGTGGAGAAAGCCAAAGCCGGCCTGGACAACGTGGAGATTTTCCGCGACCAGCGGATCTTTGCCGTTGAGGTGAGCTGTCCCCGCTGCAATCACAGTTTGATGGACTCAGATCATCCCGTGGATGGCTATTCTTCAATCCGCGTGACGGTCTCTTTCGGAAACGAACATGGCTGGCTGCGCCTGTCCTGCCTGTATGGAAGTTACACCGTCGAATCGGAATTCAAGATTCCGCCGGACATTGTGGTGAATTTCTTCTGTCCCCATTGTCACACTGAGCTGATCGGGGCTTCCAGTTGCCCCGAGTGTGAGGCTCCCATGGTCCCGATGATCGTTCGCGGGGGCGGCGTTGTCCAGATCTGCTCGCGGCGCGGTTGTAAGGGTCATATTCTCGACATGGGCGGCAGCCTCCCATTTTGA
- a CDS encoding sigma-54 dependent transcriptional regulator, whose amino-acid sequence MVSSNDKEQILVVDDAPETLEVLQRNLASKGYRVFTAPGVTQAIHVLDATAVDLVITDLKMPKISGLDLIRHVRENFKDTEVMMITGYPSIGGAVEAVRSGAEDYLVKPFTDDELFAAVSRALDKLRVRRSGYHPLPPPLPTHLGLIGESEAMKKVSVAITKAATTLATVLITGESGTGKELAARAIHYNSPRASASFVPVNCGGIPEELLESELFGHLKGAFTGATETRAGFFQTADGGTIFLDEVSETSLGMQVKLLRVLQDKEVCMVGSSRTRKVDVRILAATNKDLQALVKKGVFRQDLYFRLNVITIDIPPLRERGDDILHLTKHFATKFAKELGKTAPRFSANALEVLRNYHWPGNVRELENVIQRLVVMTEGELIEVPDLPSLMRFSALRGSGLDRTLAQVETEYIRNVLESVGGNKTRAAEILGIDRKTLRDKLKDLPISGD is encoded by the coding sequence ATGGTATCTTCGAATGACAAGGAACAGATTCTGGTAGTCGATGATGCGCCGGAAACCCTCGAGGTCCTCCAGCGAAACCTGGCCTCCAAGGGGTATCGGGTCTTCACCGCTCCCGGTGTGACCCAGGCGATTCACGTTCTGGATGCCACCGCCGTCGACCTGGTCATCACCGACCTCAAAATGCCCAAGATCAGCGGTCTGGATTTGATCCGTCATGTCCGGGAAAACTTCAAAGACACCGAAGTCATGATGATCACCGGATACCCTTCGATCGGAGGGGCGGTCGAAGCGGTCCGGTCGGGCGCCGAAGACTATCTCGTCAAACCCTTTACTGACGACGAGCTGTTTGCCGCCGTCTCCCGGGCCCTCGACAAACTGCGCGTGCGGAGATCAGGCTACCATCCGCTTCCCCCTCCTCTGCCAACACATCTCGGGCTGATCGGCGAGTCCGAAGCCATGAAGAAGGTTTCGGTCGCCATCACGAAGGCCGCCACCACTCTAGCCACCGTGCTGATAACCGGAGAGAGCGGCACGGGTAAAGAACTGGCCGCACGAGCCATCCACTATAACAGTCCGCGCGCGTCGGCCTCATTCGTCCCGGTCAACTGCGGCGGGATTCCGGAGGAACTGCTCGAAAGCGAGCTCTTCGGTCATCTCAAAGGGGCCTTCACTGGCGCCACCGAGACCCGTGCCGGCTTTTTTCAGACCGCCGACGGAGGAACGATCTTCCTCGACGAGGTCAGTGAAACCAGCCTGGGCATGCAGGTGAAACTGCTGCGAGTCCTCCAGGACAAAGAGGTCTGCATGGTGGGTTCCAGCCGGACTCGAAAAGTGGATGTCAGAATCCTCGCAGCGACCAATAAGGATTTGCAGGCCCTGGTGAAGAAAGGCGTCTTTCGGCAGGATTTGTACTTTCGACTCAATGTCATCACCATCGACATTCCCCCCTTGCGCGAGCGGGGGGACGACATTCTTCACCTCACCAAGCATTTCGCCACCAAATTTGCAAAGGAGCTCGGCAAAACCGCTCCCCGTTTTTCTGCGAATGCCCTGGAGGTGCTCCGCAACTACCACTGGCCGGGAAACGTGCGCGAGTTAGAGAATGTGATTCAGCGACTCGTGGTCATGACCGAAGGCGAACTGATCGAGGTGCCCGATCTGCCCTCGCTCATGCGGTTCTCGGCACTCAGAGGCAGCGGATTGGATCGAACCCTGGCCCAGGTCGAGACGGAGTATATTCGCAATGTGCTGGAAAGCGTCGGAGGCAACAAAACCCGCGCTGCCGAAATCCTCGGAATCGATCGCAAAACCCTTAGGGATAAACTCAAGGACCTCCCAATCTCTGGTGACTGA
- a CDS encoding GAF domain-containing protein → MATRGLLRIDFLREVSEILLISSKCDSVAIQLEEHDNCYWTELQRRRKPPFHYEVIPDRQGIGSVRNGDLRQDLPLKAWRSALLGRIRALTLPPLTEKGSLWIGDVQKLSNDRSPVRKKVSGRPPRAPGDFRSLAMIPIMDDRKKIGLIEMRSARPNFFSKDQIELYEGIAQILGVALVHRITQVKLRERVKELTCLYGISQWVERPGVSQDEILHGIVALLPPAWLYPEIASARILLDDRTYASTNFQEGCHQQKAEIIANGDHRGVVEVTYSEQRPEIDEGPFLKEERSLIDTVAKEVALLIERLQAEEEKIKLQDQLRHADRLATIGQLSAGVAHELNEPLGSILGFAQLAMKSAELPQQTVQDLEKIVAATLHAREVVKKLMLFSRQLPPRTDKVDLNQMVEDGLYFLETRCIKAGIELVRDLHPDLPKVTADPSQLHQVLVNLVVNALQAMPEGGRLTIRTMASNSHVSLIVEDTGTGMTKEVLQQIFIPFFTTKEIGEGTGLGLPVVHGIVTAHGGSIKVDSEVGHGSRFEILLPVSYGFHKEGVESNGIFE, encoded by the coding sequence TTGGCAACACGAGGTCTCCTGCGAATTGATTTCCTGCGGGAAGTCTCAGAGATCTTATTGATTTCTTCCAAGTGTGACTCTGTTGCGATCCAATTAGAGGAGCACGACAACTGCTACTGGACCGAACTGCAGCGTCGTCGCAAGCCCCCGTTCCATTACGAAGTGATTCCGGACCGGCAGGGGATTGGCAGCGTCCGGAACGGAGACCTCAGACAGGATTTGCCTCTGAAGGCGTGGCGCTCGGCGCTCCTTGGGCGCATCCGAGCTTTGACCCTTCCGCCCCTGACAGAGAAAGGAAGCCTCTGGATAGGTGATGTGCAAAAGCTCTCAAACGATCGTTCGCCGGTCCGGAAGAAGGTCTCCGGACGCCCCCCGCGCGCCCCGGGAGATTTTCGTTCCCTGGCCATGATCCCGATTATGGATGATCGAAAAAAGATCGGCTTGATTGAAATGAGGAGCGCTCGTCCAAATTTCTTCTCAAAGGATCAAATCGAGCTGTATGAAGGGATCGCACAAATATTAGGCGTCGCCCTCGTCCACCGGATCACCCAGGTGAAACTGCGGGAACGAGTCAAAGAATTGACCTGTCTGTATGGGATTTCTCAGTGGGTGGAACGTCCCGGCGTTTCCCAGGATGAAATCCTTCATGGCATTGTGGCCCTGCTTCCTCCCGCCTGGTTGTATCCGGAGATCGCCTCGGCCCGAATCCTTCTCGATGACCGCACCTATGCCTCAACCAACTTCCAGGAAGGATGTCATCAGCAGAAGGCTGAGATCATTGCCAACGGAGACCATCGCGGCGTTGTCGAGGTGACGTACTCGGAGCAGAGGCCGGAGATCGATGAAGGGCCTTTTCTCAAGGAGGAGCGAAGCTTGATCGACACCGTGGCCAAGGAGGTGGCCCTTCTCATCGAGCGCCTCCAGGCTGAAGAGGAAAAGATCAAGCTGCAAGACCAGCTCCGTCATGCCGACCGGTTGGCGACGATTGGCCAGCTGTCTGCAGGAGTGGCCCATGAGTTGAACGAACCCCTGGGCAGTATTCTGGGGTTTGCCCAGTTGGCCATGAAGTCGGCGGAGCTGCCCCAGCAGACTGTTCAGGATCTTGAGAAAATCGTTGCGGCCACCCTCCACGCCCGTGAGGTGGTCAAGAAACTCATGCTGTTTTCACGACAATTGCCTCCCCGGACCGATAAAGTCGATTTGAACCAGATGGTCGAAGATGGCCTTTACTTTCTTGAGACCCGCTGCATTAAAGCGGGGATCGAGCTCGTGCGTGACCTGCACCCCGATTTGCCCAAGGTGACCGCCGATCCCTCGCAGCTCCACCAGGTGTTGGTCAATCTGGTGGTCAATGCCCTGCAAGCCATGCCGGAGGGCGGCCGGTTGACCATCAGGACGATGGCCTCGAACAGCCACGTCTCTCTCATCGTGGAAGACACCGGGACGGGAATGACCAAGGAAGTCTTGCAGCAGATTTTCATCCCTTTTTTTACCACCAAGGAAATCGGGGAGGGAACCGGCCTGGGCTTGCCGGTGGTACATGGGATTGTGACTGCCCACGGGGGATCGATCAAGGTGGACAGTGAGGTCGGTCACGGCTCGCGATTTGAAATTCTCCTTCCGGTCTCCTATGGGTTCCACAAAGAAGGGGTTGAATCTAATGGTATCTTCGAATGA
- a CDS encoding GxxExxY protein, translating to MSTLETLSLGTECAATLTLDAAFNVHRILGPGLLKSVYELCLSYELKRRGAKVQNQVIIPITYNGVRLEGGLRIDMLVDDQLVVKIKATEAIIPLYEAQLLTSLRLSRRRQGLLINFNVPQLRDGIRRIMA from the coding sequence ATGTCAACACTCGAAACCCTATCGCTCGGAACGGAATGTGCTGCAACCCTCACGCTTGACGCCGCGTTCAACGTCCACAGAATTCTTGGGCCCGGCTTGCTCAAATCAGTTTATGAGCTTTGCCTCTCGTATGAACTGAAAAGGCGCGGGGCGAAGGTGCAGAATCAAGTCATCATCCCGATTACCTATAACGGAGTCCGGCTGGAGGGAGGCTTAAGGATCGATATGCTCGTGGATGATCAACTCGTCGTTAAAATCAAAGCGACGGAAGCTATCATCCCACTCTACGAAGCCCAGCTCCTCACCTCTCTCAGACTGAGCAGAAGACGTCAGGGTTTGTTGATCAACTTCAATGTTCCCCAGCTGAGAGACGGGATCCGGAGAATCATGGCGTGA
- a CDS encoding flippase-like domain-containing protein has product MDPVGDTVKDAALSRPGGVRRWIQPAAGYAIALACLIWVFHDIRAEYLFRNMKSIRWEWVALAILLDVLNYVAQGWRWKLLLVPVGHTTVWRSTQAIYVGLFTNEVLPMRFGELVRAYLVSRWIPVPLRAVVPSMMVERWLDGIWMALAIGLTAILVPLPKDLLEAGDVLGVLVLVATALFVFVVLRRQRADPGPKDEKSEGLGLWRRAGSVVTGLAGGLKAIGLSRPFYLATIVSLVMLGLQAVSFWLVMWAYGLPLSLWVGAVVFLIVHLGTALPNAPANVGTYQFFTVVGLTLFGVDKTLATGFSVVVFVLLTFPLWILGFVALSQSGMTLLAIRKEIAKLRPGMN; this is encoded by the coding sequence ATGGATCCAGTCGGCGACACAGTGAAGGACGCAGCTCTCTCCCGGCCGGGAGGTGTTCGGCGGTGGATCCAACCGGCAGCCGGATACGCCATCGCCCTCGCCTGCTTGATTTGGGTCTTCCATGATATTCGCGCCGAATACCTGTTCCGGAACATGAAGAGCATCCGCTGGGAATGGGTCGCCTTAGCCATCCTCTTGGATGTTCTGAACTACGTCGCCCAAGGGTGGCGGTGGAAACTGTTGCTCGTCCCCGTGGGACACACGACCGTCTGGCGCTCGACGCAGGCGATTTACGTGGGTCTCTTTACGAATGAAGTGCTGCCGATGCGTTTCGGCGAATTGGTCCGCGCCTACCTTGTATCGCGATGGATTCCTGTCCCCTTGAGGGCGGTCGTCCCCTCCATGATGGTGGAGCGATGGCTTGATGGTATCTGGATGGCCCTCGCCATCGGGCTCACCGCCATCCTCGTCCCCTTGCCGAAAGACCTCCTCGAAGCCGGAGATGTCCTGGGGGTCCTCGTTTTGGTGGCTACCGCCTTGTTTGTGTTTGTCGTCCTCCGCAGGCAAAGGGCCGATCCCGGACCGAAAGATGAGAAGTCAGAAGGCTTGGGACTGTGGCGTCGCGCGGGCTCGGTAGTGACTGGTCTTGCTGGCGGATTGAAGGCGATCGGCCTGTCGCGTCCGTTTTACCTGGCCACGATCGTCTCCCTGGTCATGCTGGGACTCCAAGCGGTGTCATTCTGGCTGGTCATGTGGGCTTACGGATTGCCGCTCTCGTTGTGGGTGGGTGCGGTCGTTTTTCTGATTGTGCATCTCGGGACAGCTCTGCCCAATGCGCCCGCCAATGTGGGCACCTACCAGTTCTTCACGGTGGTCGGTTTGACCCTCTTTGGTGTGGACAAAACGCTTGCGACCGGTTTCTCCGTCGTAGTGTTTGTCCTGCTGACCTTCCCGCTCTGGATTCTTGGATTTGTGGCCTTGAGCCAAAGCGGAATGACCCTGCTGGCCATCCGAAAAGAGATCGCCAAGCTGCGCCCGGGTATGAACTAA
- a CDS encoding alpha/beta hydrolase — MPRRLIATTLLCFLAAETACFAGGPAPVHYTWIIRGQKQDVYLIDGSPSTATPRPKILFVPGDGGWRGFAITIAETMASWGNDVYALDTKRYLEGFSGKTSLTVPDVMKDFKSMAELIVKDKKESLTLVGWSEGAGLCLLTAAAPENKKSFNGLVTIGLGPVNILGWRLADYLTYVTKKIPQEPRFQSAEYLPQVTPLPLWMIQSSHDDYVPVSTARDLFSAAKEPKRFELIEANDHRFDGNTTDFFRALRKGIEWIQSATQ; from the coding sequence ATGCCTAGACGTCTCATCGCGACCACCCTTCTGTGCTTCCTGGCGGCGGAGACAGCCTGCTTCGCCGGGGGACCCGCGCCCGTCCATTACACGTGGATCATTCGTGGCCAGAAACAAGATGTCTACTTGATCGATGGAAGCCCTTCCACAGCGACCCCTCGTCCGAAGATCCTTTTTGTTCCGGGAGACGGGGGTTGGCGAGGCTTCGCTATCACGATCGCAGAGACGATGGCTTCCTGGGGAAACGATGTGTATGCGCTCGACACAAAACGTTATCTTGAAGGTTTCAGCGGGAAGACCAGCCTGACGGTTCCGGATGTCATGAAAGACTTCAAGTCAATGGCAGAATTGATTGTGAAGGACAAGAAAGAAAGTCTGACCCTGGTGGGATGGTCGGAAGGGGCAGGGTTATGCCTGCTCACGGCGGCAGCTCCAGAGAACAAGAAGAGCTTTAATGGACTGGTTACCATCGGCCTGGGCCCTGTTAATATTCTGGGCTGGCGGTTGGCGGATTACCTCACTTATGTGACCAAGAAAATCCCCCAGGAACCCCGCTTTCAAAGCGCCGAATATCTCCCGCAAGTGACTCCCCTTCCCCTCTGGATGATCCAATCAAGCCACGACGACTACGTGCCTGTCTCAACGGCCCGGGACTTGTTTTCAGCCGCAAAGGAACCCAAACGGTTTGAACTGATTGAGGCCAACGATCACCGTTTCGATGGAAACACAACGGACTTCTTTAGAGCTCTTCGAAAAGGCATTGAATGGATCCAGTCGGCGACACAGTGA